GATAAAGACGCGCCAGCAGGTACTGTCAAAGATATTAAAGAACAAGAAGTCTACATGGGTGAAATTCCACTCATGACTGAAAATGGTACCTTCGTAATCAATGGTACTGAGAGGGTTATCGTATCCCAGCTGCACCGAAGCCCCGGCGTGTTCTTCGACAGCGATAAGGGTAAGACCCACTCATCAGGTAAAGTTCTTTATAACGCACGTGTAATTCCTTACCGTGGTTCATGGTTGGATTTCGAATTCGACCCTAAAGACAACCTGTACGTACGTATTGACCGCCGTCGTAAGCTGCCTGCATCAATCATCTTACGCGCTCTTGGTAAGTCTACTGAAGAGATTTTGGGCCTATTCTTCGAGAAAATTAATTTCGAAGTGAAAGACCAAACGCTTTACATGGAACTTGTACCAGAACGTCTACGTGGTGAAACTGCTTCTTTTGACATCGAATCCGATGGCAAAGTTTATGTTGAGCAAGGTCGCCGTGTTACAGCACGTCACATCCGTCAATTAGAAAAAGATGGCGTTCAGTTCATTGATGTACCAGTTGAGTACATTGTGGGCAAAGTGTCTTCTAGAGATTACATTGACGAAGCAACGGGTGAAGTTATCGTTGCAGCGAACCAAGAGTTAACGCTTGAGTCGCTAGCTAATCTGTCACAAGCAGGTTACAAAAAACTTGAAGTTCTCTTTACGAACGATTTAGATCACGGTCCATTCATGTCTGACACATTACGTGTCGACAGCACAACAGACCGTATCTCGGCGCTGGTAGAAATCTACCGTATGATGCGTCCTGGCGAGCCGCCAACAAAAGAAGCGGCTGAAGCCTTATTCGAAAGTCTGTTCTTCTCTGAAGAGCGTTACGACTTATCGATCGTCGGTCGTATGAAGTTTAACAGCTCTATCGGTCGTGAAGACGCTGGTGAGCAAGGCACTCTTGACGAAACAGATATCGTCGAAGTGATGAAGAAACTCATTTCTATCCGTAACGGCATCGGTGAGGTGGACGATATCGACCACCTAGGTAACCGTCGTATCCGTAGCGTGGGCGAAATGGCAGAAAACCAATTCCGTGTTGGTCTAGTACGTGTTGAACGCGCTGTGAAAGAACGTCTAAGCTTGGGCGATCTTGATAACGTGATGCCACAAGACTTGATTAACGCGAAGCCGATTTCTGCAGCAGTTAAAGAATTCTTTGGCTCTTCACAGCTGTCTCAGTTTATGGACCAAAACAACCCACTATCAGAAGTGACGCACAAACGTCGTATTTCTGCTTTGGGTCCAGGTGGTCTAACTCGTGAGCGTGCTGGTTTTGAAGTTCGAGATGTACACGTAACGCACTATGGTCGTTTGTGTCCGATCGAAACGCCGGAAGGTCCAAACATCGGTTTGATCAACTCACTTTCAGCCTTTGCACGTTGTAATGAATATGGTTTCTTAGAAACACCATATCGTCGTGTTATTGATGGTGTAGTAACTGAAGAGATTGACTACTTGTCAGCGATTCAGGAAGGTCAATTTGTTATCGCTCAGGCGAACGCACACTTGACCGAAGATCTGACTTTCGCTGATGAGCTTATCACTGCTCGTCAACGTGGTGAATCGGGTCTTCACCCGCGCGAACATGTTAACTACATGGACGTTGCAACGAACCAAGTTGTATCGGTAGCGGCATCTTTGATTCCGTTCCTAGAGCACGATGATGCTAACCGTGCCTTGATGGGTGCGAACATGCAGCGTCAGGCCGTACCGACAGTTGTGGCTGATAAGCCACTAGTAGGTACTGGTATTGAGCGTAACGTAGCCGTTGACTCAGGTGTCACTGTGGTTGCTGCACGTGGTGGTGTTATCCAGTCTGTGGATGCGTCACGTATCGTGGTTAAAGTAAATGAAGAAGAACTGATTCCAGGCGAAGCAGGTATCGACATTTACAGCTTGATTAAATACACACGTTCAAACCAGAACACCTGTATTAACCAGCGCCCATGTGTTATGCCAAATGAGCCAATTTCACGTGGCGATGTACTGGCCGATGGTCCTTCTACCGATTTAGGTGAACTTGCGCTTGGTCAAAACATGCGTATCGCGTTCATGCCTTGGAACGGTTACAACTTTGAGGATTCTATTTTAGTTTCTGAAAATGTTGTTAAAGAAGATCGCTTTACTACGATCCATATTCAAGAGTTATCTTGTGTGGCACGTGATACTAAGCTAGGTGCAGAGGAAGTGACAGCTGACATTCCAAACGTGGGTGAAGCGGCACTGTCTAAACTGGACGAGTCAGGTATCGTATACATCGGTGCAGAAGTTAAGGGTGGTGACATCCTAGTGGGTAAAGTGACGCCTAAAGGCGAAACACAGCTCACTCCAGAAGAGAAGCTTTTGCGAGCCATCTTTGGTGAAAAAGCTTCAGATGTGAAAGACACGTCACAACGTGTTCCTAACTCAGTATCTGGTACGGTTATTGATGTACAAGTCTTTACTCGCGATGGCGTAGAGAAAGACAAGCGTGCACTTGAAATCGAACAGATGCAGCTTAAAGAAGCGAAAAAAGACCTAACAGAAGAGTTCCAAATTCTTGAAGGCGGTCTATTAGCTCGAGTTCGTACCTTGCTAATCAATAGCGGTATGAGCGAAGAGAAAGTAGCAAGCATCGAACCGAAGAAATTGCTAGAGCAAAC
This DNA window, taken from Vibrio palustris, encodes the following:
- the rpoB gene encoding DNA-directed RNA polymerase subunit beta; this translates as MVYSYTEKKRIRKDFGTRPQVLDVPYLLSIQLDSFEKFIEQDPEGQYGLEAAFRSVFSIQSYNGNSELQYVSYRLGEPVFDVKECQIRGVTYSKPLRVKLRLVIFDKDAPAGTVKDIKEQEVYMGEIPLMTENGTFVINGTERVIVSQLHRSPGVFFDSDKGKTHSSGKVLYNARVIPYRGSWLDFEFDPKDNLYVRIDRRRKLPASIILRALGKSTEEILGLFFEKINFEVKDQTLYMELVPERLRGETASFDIESDGKVYVEQGRRVTARHIRQLEKDGVQFIDVPVEYIVGKVSSRDYIDEATGEVIVAANQELTLESLANLSQAGYKKLEVLFTNDLDHGPFMSDTLRVDSTTDRISALVEIYRMMRPGEPPTKEAAEALFESLFFSEERYDLSIVGRMKFNSSIGREDAGEQGTLDETDIVEVMKKLISIRNGIGEVDDIDHLGNRRIRSVGEMAENQFRVGLVRVERAVKERLSLGDLDNVMPQDLINAKPISAAVKEFFGSSQLSQFMDQNNPLSEVTHKRRISALGPGGLTRERAGFEVRDVHVTHYGRLCPIETPEGPNIGLINSLSAFARCNEYGFLETPYRRVIDGVVTEEIDYLSAIQEGQFVIAQANAHLTEDLTFADELITARQRGESGLHPREHVNYMDVATNQVVSVAASLIPFLEHDDANRALMGANMQRQAVPTVVADKPLVGTGIERNVAVDSGVTVVAARGGVIQSVDASRIVVKVNEEELIPGEAGIDIYSLIKYTRSNQNTCINQRPCVMPNEPISRGDVLADGPSTDLGELALGQNMRIAFMPWNGYNFEDSILVSENVVKEDRFTTIHIQELSCVARDTKLGAEEVTADIPNVGEAALSKLDESGIVYIGAEVKGGDILVGKVTPKGETQLTPEEKLLRAIFGEKASDVKDTSQRVPNSVSGTVIDVQVFTRDGVEKDKRALEIEQMQLKEAKKDLTEEFQILEGGLLARVRTLLINSGMSEEKVASIEPKKLLEQTFEDDELQSQLEQLAEQFDELRAEFDKKFEVKRRKITQGDDLAPGVLKIVKVYLAVKRRIQPGDKMAGRHGNKGVISKINPIEDMPYDESGTPVDIVLNPLGVPSRMNIGQILEVHLGAAAKGIGDKINRMVKEQQELGKLRDFLQQVYNLGETRQKVDIASLSDDEVRTLVKNLRGGLPIATPVFDGASEPNIKELLKLADLPESGQMTLFDGRTGDAFERPVTVGYMYMLKLNHLVDDKMHARSTGSYSLVTQQPLGGKAQFGGQRFGEMEVWALEAYGAAYTLQEMLTVKSDDVNGRTKMYKNLVDGNHSMEPGMPESFNVLLKEIRSLGINIELEDEE